The following coding sequences lie in one Arachis ipaensis cultivar K30076 chromosome B05, Araip1.1, whole genome shotgun sequence genomic window:
- the LOC107641228 gene encoding uncharacterized protein LOC107641228, which translates to MAAESSRSSQSRSSAQKRELLCGHGERPVLKISGTKNNPRRGFWGCVYYEIKEECEFFRWADPEAESENPQVARMKRKVAALKTKVRDIEWKFKVAAVLGRLDEFVYFASGRRFG; encoded by the exons ATGGCTGCCGAGAGCTCACGGTCGTCTCAGAGTCGGTCGTCTGCgcagaagagggagcttctttgTGGACATGGTGAGAGACCCGTGCTAAAAATTTCGGGAACGAAGAACAACCCTAGACGAGGATTTTGGGGCTGTGTCTACTATGAG ATCAAAGAAGAGTGTGAGTTCTTCCGATGGGCAGACCCAGAAGCAGAGAGTGAGAATCCGCAAGTTGCAAGGATGAAGAGGAAAGTTGCGGCCCTGAAAACAAAAGTGAGGGATATTGAGTGGAAGTTCAAGGTTGCTGCAGTGTTGGGACGGTTGGATGAGTTTGTTTATTTTGCTTCTGGTCGCAGATTTGGTTGA